In Xenopus laevis strain J_2021 chromosome 2S, Xenopus_laevis_v10.1, whole genome shotgun sequence, a genomic segment contains:
- the LOC108708875 gene encoding immunoglobulin superfamily member 11 has translation MWPTAPEGMWILLGLMTYLQGLVTALQVIMEKENIQVSRGQSAALFCSFTTSAALTNLNIIWTVTPLSNANQPEQIIIYQGGQVFTNAAQFHGRVGFMHTMPNTNASIYINNTQLSDTGTYQCMVNNLPDRAVRNIGVVGFTVLVPPSDPRCSIQGSLDIGSDITLACSSEEGIPRPTYLWEKIDNTPGLPPLVAQDQFQGTVLLKNISTASSGRYQCLSSNLMGASTCLIDLQIVAPKHQSVSLIAGAIAAGLLILILCIVVMAVGLFYWRNKHKEEEEDIPNEIREDDLPPKCSLTTKVYHPDASFSEQDTLTSTNTYNGNYWNSTKSNYSTGSYVHYNCNGCRQSTSRSVTGPIRLAYANGGQPPPGPPKTLVVTANTAPSPKTGSRSNGTVGRKAKPSQTRSYAVSQATLERIGAVPVMVPAQSRAGSLV, from the exons GTTTAGTGACGGCGCTGCAGGTGATCATGGAAAAAGAGAACATTCAGGTATCGAGGGGTCAGTCGGCGGCTCTTTTCTGCTCCTTTACTACGAGCGCGGCCCTCACCAACCTCAACATCATCTGGACAGTGACTCCACTCTCCAACGCTAACCAGCCTGAACAG ATTATTATCTATCAGGGAGGACAAGTTTTTACTAACGCTGCCCAGTTCCATGGGCGAGTTGGGTTTATGCACACCATGCCGAATACCAATGCCTCCATCTACATTAACAACACCCAGTTGTCTGATACAGGAACCTACCAGTGCATGGTCAATAACCTTCCAGACAGGGCCGTCCGAAATATTGGCGTTGTTGGATTTACTGTTTTAG TACCTCCTTCGGACCCACGTTGCAGCATTCAGGGTTCCCTGGATATCGGCAGTGACATCACTTTGGCGTGCAGCTCGGAGGAAGGGATCCCCAGGCCCACATACCTCTGGGAGAAGATCGACaacacccctgggcttccacctTTAGTAGCGCAAG ACCAATTTCAAGGGACAGTTTTGCTGAAAAACATAAGCACTGCATCCTCTGGGCGGTACCAGTGTCTGTCATCCAATCTGATGGGGGCCAGCACCTGTCTCATTGACCTGCAGATTGTGGCAC CTAAGCACCAAAGTGTGAGCCTCATTGCTGGGGCAATAGCTGCAGGACTGCTGATTCTAATCCTCTGTATAGTGGTCATGGCTGTGGGCTTATTCTACTGGAGGAACAAGCacaaggaggaggaggaagatatACCCAATGAAATTAG AGAGGATGATCTCCCTCCAAAGTGCTCATTAACTACCAAAGTCTATCACCCTGATGCCTCCTTTTCTGAGCAGGACACCCTCACCTCTACCAATACGTACAACGGGAACTACTGGAACAGTACTAAGTCCAATTACTCCACTGGCTCTTATGTTCATTACAACTGCAATGGCTGCCGCCAATCAACTTCTCGCTCAGTTACCGGTCCTATTCGGTTAGCGTACGCTAATGGTGGACAACCACCTCCTGGTCCCCCAAAGACACTGGTGGTGACTGCAAACACTGCCCCTTCTCCCAAGACTGGATCTAGGAGCAACGGCACAGTAGGCAGAAAAGCCAAGCCGTCCCAAACTAGGTCTTACGCAGTGAGCCAGGCCACACTGGAGAGAATAGGTGCCGTGCCAGTGATGGTTCCAGCACAAAGCAGAGCCGGCTCCTTGGTATAG